Within the Clostridium scatologenes genome, the region AAATCTGCAAAAGAAAAACAAAAGCCAGTATTTTCCCCAATTTATAAGCATTTTGTAATGGATGATTTAGCTATTTCGGCAGCATATCCTATTTACAATAAAAATGATATTTTACAAGGAGTTTTAGGAACACACATTATTTTTTCAGGAATAAATAATCATTTGAGAGAAATTGCTAAAAATAAAAATGCAGATATTTACATCTTGGAAAGAAGCACTGGGCAATTAGTTGCAAATTCACTTAAACAACCTAATTTTAAAAATTTAAGAGATGGCAAAATAAAAAGAATAAATGTTGAGGAAATTGATAATAAGCCAATAACGGAATCATATGCAAATTATAAAAACAGTTTAAAAAATCACTTTTTAATAAATAGTAAAAATGATAAATTTCATGTTACATTTACTGATTATAAAAAAGAAGGTATAGACTGGATAATTATAACTTCTATTCCTGAAAGTCAATTTACAGCTGTAATGTCAAAAAATATTAATGCATTTGTGTTATTATCAACTATTATACTTGTTTTATCAATATTAATATACATTAAAAGTACAGGCAATGTACTCAAACCAATTTATAATTTAATAGATGCTACAGAAAAGTTTTCAAAATGAGATTTTTCTTATAGAGCAAAGGTTTATAAAAATGATGAAATTGGAAGATTATCAAGTTCATTTAATAATATGGCAGAACAATTATATATGCTTATAAACAAACTTGAAGAAAAGGTAGAAGAAAGAACAATAGAATTAGAAAAGACAAATATTATATTGAAGGATAAGGAAAGAAGTATACGCCTTCTTTTGAATTCTACTGCTGAAGCTATATATGGTATTGATATAAATGGAAATTGTACTTTTTGTAATGCCAGTTGTTTAAGAATACTTGGATATGAAAATGAAGAAAAATTAATTGGAAAAAATATGTACTTATTACTTCGTGCTAAAAATTTAGATGGGACAATTTCTAATGCTGATGAGTGTAAAATCTTTAATGAATTTAATAAAGGTGAGTCCATACATGTAGATGATGAAGTATTTTGGAAATCAAATGGAACGAGCTTTCCTGTGGAATATTATTCCTATCCACAATATTCCGATGGTAAAATTATTGGTGCAGTAATAACCTTTATGGATATTACTAAGCGTAAGAAATCAGAAGATGACATTATCTATTTAAGTTATCATGATCAATTGACAGGTTTATATAATAGGAGATATTTTGATGAAGAATTAAATCGAATAAATAATGAAAGTAGTATTCCATTGTCTATTGCTATGGCCGATATGAATGGATTAAAGCTTGTAAATGATTCTTTTGGGCATGCTGTAGGAGATAAGCTCATAAAGAAAGTAGCAGAAATAATGAAAAAGGGATGCAGAGATAAAGATGTTGCTATTAGATTAGGTGGAGATGAGTTTGTTATTTTAATGCCAAATACTGAAATGCATGAAGCAGAAAACATTATTAATGGTATTA harbors:
- a CDS encoding diguanylate cyclase yields the protein MLINKLEEKVEERTIELEKTNIILKDKERSIRLLLNSTAEAIYGIDINGNCTFCNASCLRILGYENEEKLIGKNMYLLLRAKNLDGTISNADECKIFNEFNKGESIHVDDEVFWKSNGTSFPVEYYSYPQYSDGKIIGAVITFMDITKRKKSEDDIIYLSYHDQLTGLYNRRYFDEELNRINNESSIPLSIAMADMNGLKLVNDSFGHAVGDKLIKKVAEIMKKGCRDKDVAIRLGGDEFVILMPNTEMHEAENIINGINDMALKEKVESVDISISFGYATRKSTKESIDEILKIAEDSMYKKKLFESPSMRSKTINTIISTLHEKNKTEQEHSYRVSELCKQLGEAIGMSKVDIEELKTAGLLHDIGKIAIGECILNKKGKLTDEEWEQVKKHSEVGYRILSTVNHMSEMAEYVLYHHERWDGGGYPKGIMKEAIPLQSRIIAIADSYDAMISERAYRKPLSEEATIDELRSNAGTQFDPELVNVFIEKVLGKSFK
- a CDS encoding PDC sensor domain-containing protein; translated protein: MEKKKYSIRFAINLSFIILIIIIFSLIAYFGFFSWKSAKENILTKINNDTNKDILNNVENFINNPLYINETNHNLIQSGIVNLKDKKEREKYFSGVIKASNNQVYSFSYGMEDGEYYGARRNSKNEIEIIENNSETDGKSRYYSVTNDLTSGNLVDETEKFDPRTRDWYKSAKEKQKPVFSPIYKHFVMDDLAISAAYPIYNKNDILQGVLGTHIIFSGINNHLREIAKNKNADIYILERSTGQLVANSLKQPNFKNLRDGKIKRINVEEIDNKPITESYANYKNSLKNHFLINSKNDKFHVTFTDYKKEGIDWIIITSIPESQFTAVMSKNINAFVLLSTIILVLSILIYIKSTGNVLKPIYNLIDATEKFSK